In Labrus mixtus chromosome 13, fLabMix1.1, whole genome shotgun sequence, a single genomic region encodes these proteins:
- the commd6 gene encoding COMM domain-containing protein 6: MPPAEESHGVNKAVDNICKLSPDLLAEACQHILTYLQGHTRGVDSAEISDRFQKAGVSLEHDALQDMIRYLLLTFRSAGKSNVSGDDLVSRLEESSIKWPKASLQALHKLWSEHGASVHAQQEVHSMLSISQLVDMQWKLGMAVSSDTCRSLNSPYVSLLLKIVEPSGQVTHRSFEMTIPQFQNFHKQFKEMAAVMETV; encoded by the exons ATGCCACCAGCAGAGGAATCACATG GTGTAAACAAAGCTGTGGACAACATCTGCAAGCTTTCTCCAGATCTGTTGGCTGAAGCA TGTCAGCACATTCTCACTTATCTACAAGGCCACACGAGAGGAGTGGATTCAGCTGAAATATCGGAT AGATTTCAAAAAGCCGGAGTCAGTCTTGAACATGACGCTCTACAGGACATGATCAGATATCTCTTGTTAACTTTCAG GTCAGCTGGGAAGAGCAACGTCTCTGGGGATGACCTCGTGTCGCGGCTGGAGGAGAGCAGTATCAAGTGGCCCAAAGCTTCTCTTCAGGCGCTGCACAAGCTGTGGAGCGAACACGGAGCATCGGTCCATGCTCAGCAGGAAGTCCATTCCATGCTCAGTATCAGCCAG TTGGTGGACATGCAGTGGAAGCTCGGCATGGCGGTGAGCTCGGACACCTGCCGATCTCTGAACTCCCCGTAcgtgtctctgctgctgaagaTCGTCGAGCCCTCGGGTCAGGTCACTCACAGGTCTTTTGAGATGACCATTCCACAGTTCCAG AACTTTCACAAGCAGTTCAAGGAGATGGCAGCTGTTATGGAGACTGTGTGA
- the uchl3 gene encoding ubiquitin carboxyl-terminal hydrolase isozyme L3, with the protein MDCPRWLPLESNPEVMTKFVNCLGMKPTWQFGDVYGLDPELLSMVPRPVCAVLLLFPVTEKYEAFKQEEEEKLKDQRQEVSPDVYFIKQTIGNACGTIGLIHAVANNQAHLEFESDSPLKKFIEQTTKMTAEERATFLEKDESIRVTHESSAQEGQTEAPSLDEKVNLHFIAFVNVGGHLYELDGRKPFPIVHGKTSEDTVLEDAVAVCKVFMARDPQEVRFTIIALSKDSY; encoded by the exons ATGGACTGTCCACGCTGGTTGCCCCTTGAGTCGAATCCAGAA GTCATGACCAAG TTTGTGAATTGCTTGGGTATGAAACCAACCTGGCAATTTGGAGATGTGTATGGACTGGATCCAGAGCTTCTGAGCATGGTACCAAGACCGGTGTGCGCAGTGCTGCTCCTCTTCCCCGTGACTGAGAAG TATGAGGCCTTCAagcaagaagaggaagagaaactgAAGGATCAACGACAGGAGGTTTCTCCTGATGTCTACTTCATCAAGCAAACTATTGGAAACGCATGTGGAACAATAGGATTAATCCATGCAGTGGCAAACAACCAGGCTCACCTGGAATTCG AGTCCGACTCGCCTCTGAAGAAGTTTATTGAACAAACCACCAAAATGACTGCGGAGGAAAGGGCCACGTTCCTGGAAAAAGATGAG agtaTACGTGTGACACATGAATCCAGTGCACAGGAGGGACAGACTGAG GCCCCGAGTTTGGACGAGAAAGTGAACCTGCATTTTATAGCTTTTGTGAATGTCGGAGGACATTTATATGAGCTGG ATGGTCGGAAGCCTTTCCCTATTGTCCACGGAAAAACTTCAGAAGATACTGTCCTCGAG gaCGCCGTAGCCGTTTGTAAGGTCTTCATGGCTCGTGACCCTCAAGAGGTTCGTTTCACCATCATCGCTCTCTCCAAAGATTCCTACTGA